A stretch of the Meleagris gallopavo isolate NT-WF06-2002-E0010 breed Aviagen turkey brand Nicholas breeding stock unplaced genomic scaffold, Turkey_5.1 ChrUn_random_7180001949139, whole genome shotgun sequence genome encodes the following:
- the LOC100546011 gene encoding LOW QUALITY PROTEIN: eukaryotic translation initiation factor 4B (The sequence of the model RefSeq protein was modified relative to this genomic sequence to represent the inferred CDS: deleted 1 base in 1 codon), whose amino-acid sequence MRHVALFPYPPPTSRYPSSRSEDNPERSRTGSESSQSGAAGPPGTTAGTGPTGRTTRRRESEKSVEGDACGREEEGREEKQPLKVMPAPPPKENAWAKRSSSTAGRSPGSDSEQHSPSSSQMASRPPAENGATPRSTHRRGDENKPDGGRDGPKARSGSSAERKDGRKEHEARAAPEPKRLEDSPAPFSHASKYAALSVDGEEEECGE is encoded by the exons ATGAGGCACGTGG CCCTGTTCCCCTATCCGCCTCCCACTTCCAGGTACCCTAGCAGCCGCAGTGAGGACAACCCTGAGCGGTCACGGACGGGCAGCGAGTCCTCGCAGAGCGGAGCCGCAGGA CCCCCTGGCACCACCGCCGGCACCGGTCCCACCGGCAGAA CCACACGGAGGAGGGAGAGTGAGAAGTCGGTGGAGGGCGATGCGTGCGGCCGCGAGGAGGAGGGCCGTGAGGAGAAGCAGCCGCTGAAGGTGATGCCCGCGCCGCCCCCCAAGGAGAACGCGTGGGCCAAGCGCAGCAGCAGCACCGCCGGACGCTCCCCAGGCTCTGACTCTGAGCAGCACTCACCCAGCAG CAGCCAGATGGCTTCCCGCCCACCTGCAGAGAACGGGGCCACCCCAAGGAGCACCCACCGGAGAG GGGATGAGAACAAGCCAGATGGGGGCCGGGATGGCCCGAAGGCGCGCAGTGGGAGCTCGGCCGAGAG GAAAGATGGCCGCAAGGAGCATGAGGCAAGAGCTGCGCCTGAGCCAAAGAGACTGGAGGACAGCCCAGCCCCC TTCAGCCACGCCAGCAAGTATGCAGCGCTGTCAGTGGATGGCGAGGAGGAGGAGTGTGGCGAGTGA